The window TGACCAGCTCGGTCGGTAACAGGTTTTTGCCTGCTTTTTTGGCACCGGCTGCATGGTCGATACGGGTGAAAACCGTCATTCCCTTGCTTTGCAGAATCTTTTCGAGGCGATCGCCAGTCACGGCTACCGAGTGGGCACTTTTGACGCTGATCATGCCTTCGCCTGCCCAGGCAGATGATATGAACAGAAAAGTCAGGACCAGTGTCAGAATGGCTTTTTTCATAGTTGGAATCTCCCTGGTTACGTTGAGTATATTAACCATTTAGTAACATAAACCCATACGCCAGGTCAAAACAGATAACTATTTTGTATTACTCGAAGTAAATCGAACCGCCGAACGAGAACACGGTGATATAGGCACCACCCGGAGTGAAGTTGTCGTCCAGTTCGTTCAGGCGTTCGAATTCTGCCCTGACCTCATATTTTTCGTCAAAGGTAAAAGCAAAACCGGCACCGAAGGTAAAATCGGTGCCGTCATCATCGGTACGTGTCGTTGATGTGCCGATCCGGGTGTAATCGGTTTCCCAGGCCATGAAACCTGCCTTGCCGTAGAAATACCAGAAATCGCTGATCGGGATGATGCCATGTAGCGAAAAATTGAGCCCGGATGATTCGGCCGTGGTCGTTATCGATCCTTGTTCGTCGTCCAGCTTGCCGAGGTCCTGGTAGGATATTTCGAACGCCAGGTTTTCGTGGAAACGTTTTCCGCCA is drawn from Gammaproteobacteria bacterium and contains these coding sequences:
- a CDS encoding outer membrane beta-barrel protein; translated protein: MLSTRLGLVIASCLLFMAPPVWAHSGHDDYYPFYGGFALGFSGSDEDCDYYGYNCDGDDTSFKFYGGKRFHENLAFEISYQDLGKLDDEQGSITTTAESSGLNFSLHGIIPISDFWYFYGKAGFMAWETDYTRIGTSTTRTDDDGTDFTFGAGFAFTFDEKYEVRAEFERLNELDDNFTPGGAYITVFSFGGSIYFE